In Ochotona princeps isolate mOchPri1 chromosome 22, mOchPri1.hap1, whole genome shotgun sequence, the following are encoded in one genomic region:
- the NCOA6 gene encoding nuclear receptor coactivator 6 isoform X3 has translation MVLDDLPNLEDIYTSLCSSTEDSEMDFDSGLEDDDMKSDNVLEDSTIFVAFKGNIDDTDFKWKLDAILKNVPNLLHMESSKLKVQKVEPWNSVRVTFNIPREAAERLRILAQSNNQQLRDLGILSVQIEGEGAINLALAQNRNQDVRMNGPMAAGNSVRMEAGFPMAGGPGLIRMTSPAPVMIPPGGNVSSSMLAPGPNPELPPRTPRPASQSDAMDPLLSGLHMQQPSHPSGSLAPPHHPIQPVPMNRQMNPANFSQLQQQQQQQQQQQQQQQQQQLQTRTPQQHQPQQPQGIRPQFTAPAQVPVPPGWNQLPSGALQPPPAQGTLGTMTANQGWKKSPLPGPMQQQLQARPPLATVQTPSHPPPPYPFGSQQASQTHTNFPQMSNPGQFTAPQMKGLQGGPSRVPTPLQQPHLTNKSPASSPSSFQQGSPASSPTVNQTQQPMGPRPPQNNPLPQGFQQPISSPGRNPMVQQGNVPPNFMVMQQQPPNQGPQSLHPGLGAGQANPNFMQGQVPSTTAATPGNSGAPQLQANQNVQHAGGQGAGPPQNQMQVSHGPPNMMQPSLMGIHGNMNNQQAGTSGVPQVNLGNMQGQPPQGPPSQLMGMHQQIVSSQGQMGQQQGTLNPQNPMILSRAQLMPQGQMMVNPQNQNLGPSPQRMTPPKQMLSQQGPQMMASHNQMMGPQGQVLLQQNPMIEQIMTNQMQGNKQQFNTQNQSNVMPGPAQIMRGPTPNMQGNMVQFTGQMSGQMLPQQGPVNNSPSQVMGIQGQVLRPPGPNPHLAQQHGDPATTANNDVSLSQMMPDVSMQQTNMVPPHVQAMQGNSASGNHFSGHGMPFNAPFSGAPNGNQMSCGQNPGFPVNKDVTLTSPLLVNLLQSDISAGHFGVNNKQNNTNVNKPKKKKPPRKKKNSQQDLNNPDTRTAGLEDADQQPLPGEQGINLDNSGPKLPEFSNRPPGYPPQPVDQRPLQQMPPQLMQHVAPPPQPPQQQPQPQLPQQQPQPQQQPPPPPGQPQSQQQQQQQQQQMMMMLMMQQDPKSVRLPVSQNIHPPRGSLNTDSQRMPMQQSNVPVMVNLQGSASVPPSPDKQRMPMPVNTPLGSNSRKMMYQENPQNPSNSPLGEMSSLPEVSGSEVPSVSGGPNTMPPHLVVSQSQLMMTGPKPGPSPLSATQGATPQQPPVNSLPSSHAHHFPNVAAPTQTSRPKTPNRASPRPYYPQTPNNRPPSTEPSEISLSPERLNASIAGLFPPQINIPLPPRPNLNRGFDQQGLNPTTLKAIGQAPSNLTMNNPSNFAAPQTHKLDSVVVNSGKQSNSGATKRASPSNSRRSSPGSSRKTTPSPGRQNSKAPKLTLASQTNTALLQNVELPRNVLVSPAPLANPPLPGSFPNNCGLNPPNPVMPVPAVGVGAVLEDNKEGLNVPQDNDCHNSQGRKEQVNSELKAVPAQEVKMIVPEDQSKKDGQPLDPSKLPSVEENKTLVSPAMREAPTSLSQLLDNSGAPNVTIKPPGLAEVEVTPPVVSGEDLKKAPVIPTLQDPSSSKDPPNSLNLPHNNEPCSTLVHPELSEVSSNVAPTLPPVMSRPVSSSSISTPLPPNQITVFVTSNPITTSANTSAALPTHLQSALMSTVVTMPNVGSKVMVSEGQTAAQSNARPQFITPVFINSSSIIQVMKGSQPSTIPATPLTTNSGLMPPSVAVVGPLHIPQNIKFSSAPIPPNVPSSSPAPNVQTGRPLVLNSRATPVPLPSPPCTSSPVVPPHLPAQQVKELNSDETSPQVSTSADQSTLPSSQSTTVVSPLLTNSPGSSANRRSPVSSSKGKGKVDKIGQILLTKACKKVTGSLEKEEQYGADGETDGQGLETPAPGLMGTEQLSTELDSKTPTPPTPTLLKMTSSPVGPGSASTGPNLAGGALPTSVRSIVTALVPSELISAAPTTKSSHSGIASEPPQGGPVEEKVGPHPELLPSIAPSQSLVPKEAPATALQGSVARPELEANAAIVSGQSSEPKEIVEKSKTPSRRNSRTEEPAVTSESVENGHRKRSSRPASASSSTKDVTSAVQSKRRKSK, from the exons ATGGTGTTGGATGACCTTCCTAACTTAGAAGACATCTATACTTCTTTGTGTTCATCAACAGAAGACTCCGAGATGGATTTTGACTCTGGATTAGAAGATGATGATATGAAAAGTGATAATGTCTTGGAGGATTCCACGATTTTTGTGGCCTTCAAAGGAAATatagatgatacggacttcaaatgGAAATTGGATGCAATATTGAAGAATGTGCCCAATTTGTTACACATGg AATCCAGCAAGCTAAAGGTACAGAAGGTGGAGCCCTGGAACAGCGTTCGAGTGACGTTCAACATTCCCCGGGAAGCAGCAGAACGTCTGCGGATCCTGGCTCAGAGCAACAACCAGCAGCTTCGGGATCTGGGAATTCTCTCCGTTCAGATTGAAG GGGAAGGTGCTATCAACCTGGCCTTGGCTCAGAACCGAAACCAGGATGTAAGAATGAATGGacccatggcagccggaaattcCGTGAGAATGGAGGCGGGATTTCCCATGGCAGGAGGTCCAG gatTAATAAGGATGACCAGCCCTGCCCCTGTTATGATACCCCCGGGTGGAAATGTGTCATCCTCCATGTTGGCACCAGGCCCCAACCCGGAGCTGCCGCCCAGGACTCCTCGCCCTGCTTCTCAGTCAG ATGCGATGGATCCACTCCTCTCTGGGCTCCATATGCAGCAGCCAAGTCATCCCTCAGGATCTTTAGCTCCTCCTCATCACCCAATACAGCCCGTCCCTATGAACAGACAAATGAACCCAGCTAATTTTTcccaactgcagcagcagcagcaacagcagcagcaacaacaacagcagcagcaacaacaacagttGCAGACAAGAACCCCACAGCAACATCAGCCGCAACAGCCACAGGGAATCCGGCCCCAGTTTACTGCCCCAGCTCAGGTGCCTGTTCCTCCAGGCTGGAACCAGCTGCCTTCTGGAGCCCTTCAGCCTCCTCCAGCCCAGGGCACTCTGGGCACAATGACTGCGAATCAAGGGTGGAAAAAGTCTCCCTTGCCTGGCCCAATGCAACAACAACTGCAGGCAAGACCACCCTTAGCCACGGTACAGAcaccttcccaccctccccctccATATCCCTTTGGCAGCCAGCAAGCTTCACAAACCCATACAAACTTTCCTCAGATGAGCAACCCAGGCCAGTTCACAGCTCCTCAGATGAAGGGCTTGCAGGGAGGACCCTCGAGGGTCCCAACCCCTCTGCAGCAGCCCCACCTCACCAACAAGTCTCCTGCCTCCTCACCCTCCTCCTTCCAGCAGGGATCCCCTGCATCCTCCCCGACGGTTAACCAAACTCAGCAGCCGATGGGACCAAGGCCACCTCAGAATAACCCACTTCCCCAGGGATTTCAGCAGCCCATCAGCTCTCCTGGTCGGAATCCTATGGTTCAACAGGGAAATGTGCCACCTAACTTCATGGTGATGCAGCAGCAACCACCAAACCAGGGGCCACAGAGTTTACATCCAGGACTAGGAG CAGGACAGGCCAATCCGAACTTTATGCAAGGTCAGGTGCCTTCCACTACAGCTGCCACCCCTGGGAATTCCGGAGCTCCTCAGCTGCAAGCAAATCAAAATGTGCAACACGCAG GTGGCCAAGGAGCTGGTCCTCCTCAAAAccagatgcaggtgtcccatggTCCACCAAATATGATGCAGCCCAGCCTCATGGGAATTCATGGCAACATGAACAACCAGCAGGCTGGTACTTCTGGGGTTCCTCAGGTGAACCTGGGCAACATGCAAGGCCAGCCTCCACAAGGCCCACCGTCTCAGCTGATGGGCATGCACCAGCAGATTGTGTCCTCCCAGGGCCAGATGGGCCAGCAACAAGGAACTTTGAACCCTCAGAACCCTATGATCCTTTCAAGGGCCCAGCTTATGCCACAGGGCCAGATGATGGTGAATCCCCAGAACCAAAATCTTGGACCCTCGCCTCAGAGGATGACTCCACCCAAGCAGATGCTCTCCCAACAGGGCCCACAAATGATGGCATCACATAACCAGATGATGGGGCCTCAGGGACAAGTCTTGCTCCAACAGAACCCAATGATAGAGCAGATCATGACCAATCAGATGCAGGGGAATAAGCAACAGTTTAACACTCAGAACCAATCCAATGTCATGCCGGGACCAGCGCAAATTATGAGGGGACCAACTCCAAACATGCAAGGAAACATGGTGCAATTTACAGGACAGATGTCAGGACAGATGCTGCCCCAGCAAGGGCCCGTGAACAACAGTCCATCTCAGGTTATGGGGATTCAGGGTCAGGTCCTGCGGCCCCCAGGGCCCAACCCACACTTGGCCCAGCAGCACGGTGATCCTGCCACTACAGCAAATAATGATGTCAGCTTGTCTCAGATGATGCCTGATGTTAGCATGCAACAAACCAACATGGTCCCCCCCCATGTGCAGGCCATGCAGGGGAACAGTGCCTCAGGAAACCACTTCTCAGGCCATGGGATGCCTTTCAATGCACCTTTCAGTGGAGCACCCAATGGGAATCAGATGTCCTGTGGTCAGAATCCAGGTTTCCCCGTCAATAAGGATGTCACACTAACAAGCCCACTCTTGGTCAACTTACTGCAGAGTGACATCTCTGCAGGCCATTTTGGGGTAAACAATAAGCAAAATAATACCAACGTGAATAAACCGAAGAAGAAGAAACCCCCTcggaagaagaaaaatagtcaGCAAGATCTAAA CAACCCAGATACTCGCACAGCTGGCCTAGAGGATGCAGATCAGCAGCCATTGCCTGGAGAACAGGGGATTAATCTGGACAACTCAGGCCCCAAACTGCCAGAATTTTCGAACCGGCCACCAG GTTATCCTCCTCAGCCAGTTGATCAGAGGCCACTTCAGCAGATGCCTCCGCAGCTCATGCAGCATGTGGCAcccccaccacagccaccacagcagcagccacagccacaattgcctcagcagcagccacagccacagcagcagccaccaccaccccctGGTCAGCCACAgtctcagcagcaacagcagcaacagcagcagcaaatgaTGATGATGCTCATGATGCAGCAAGATCCCAAATCAGTTAGGCTTCCAGTCTCCCAAAATATCCATCCTCCAAGGGGCTCCCTGAACACAGACTCCCAGAGAATGCCCATGCAACAGAGCAATGTGCCTGTCATGGTCAATTTGCAAGGATCTGCTTCCGTTCCACCCTCACCTGATAAACAAAGAATGCCAATGCCTGTAAATACTCCTTTGGGAAGCAATTCAAGGAAAATGATGTACCAGGAGAACCCACAGAACCCTTCCAACTCGCCACTGGGAGAGATGTCTTCATTGCCCGAAGTGAGTGGCAGTGAAGTACCATCTGTCTCAGGAGGCCCAAATACCATGCCTCCACATCTGGTAGTCTCCCAGAGTCAGTTAATGATGACAGGGCCGAAACCCGGACCATCGCCTCTTTCAGCAACTCAAGGTGCAACTCCCCAGCAGCCCCCTGTGAACTCCCTGCCGAGCTCACATGCCCACCACTTTCCAAATGTGGCTGCCCCAACCCAGACATCCAGACCTAAAACCCCAAACAGAGCCAGTCCCAGACCCTATTATCCTCAGACACCCAATAACCGCCCTCCCAGTACAGAGCCTTCAGAAATCAGCCTGTCACCAGAAAGACTCAATGCCTCCATAGCAGGGCTCTTTCCTCCACAGATTAATATTCCTTTACCTCCTAGGCCAAATTTAAACAGGGGTTTTGATCAACAGGGCTTAAATCCAACAACTTTGAAGGCCATTGGACAAGCACCTTCAAATCTCACCATGAATAATCCTTCCAATTTTGCTGCTCCACAAACTCACAAATTAGATTCTGTGGTGGTGAACTCTGGAAAGCAGTCTAATTCTGGAGCAACAAAACGGGCAAGTCCGAGTAACAGCCGCAGGTCTAGTCCTGGGTCCAGTAGAAAAACTACCCCAAGCCCTGGGAGGCAAAACTCAAAAGCCCCTAAACTTACCCTAGCTTCCCAAACAAACACAGCCCTGTTGCAGAACGTGGAATTGCCGAGAAATGTGCTGGTCAGTCCCGCTCCTCTGGCCAATCCCCCTCTGCCGGGAAGCTTTCCGAACAACTGTGGCCTGAACCCTCCAAATCCCGTCATGCCAGTGCCTGCAGTGGGTGTGGGGGCAGTCCTGGAAGATAACAAGGAAGGCTTGAATGTGCCTCAGGACAATGATTGCCATAATTCCCAGGGCAGGAAAGAGCAGGTGAACAGTGAGCTAAAAGCAGTCCCTGCCCAAGAAGTTAAAATGATTGTCCCTGAAGATCAGTCCAAAAAGGATGGGCAACCTCTGGATCCCAGCAAACTTCCCAGTGTTGAAGAGAACAAAACTTTGGTGTCTCCTGCCATGAGGGAAGCACCAACATCACTGAGTCAACTGCTTGACAACTCTGGAGCTCCTAACGTGACCATCAAACCCCCTGGGCTTGCAGAAGTGGAAGTAACACCTCCAGTAGTTTCTGGGGAGGACCTCAAAAAAGCACCTGTCATTCCCACACTACAGGATCCGTCATCTTCTAAAGACCCCCCTAATTCCCTCAATTTACCTCACAACAATGAGCCGTGTTCAACACTTGTGCATCCAGAATTGAGCGAGGTCAGTTCTAATGTTGCACCAACCCTCCCTCCAGTAATGTCAAGACCTGTCAGCTCCTCCTCCATTTCCACTCCTTTACCCCCAAATCAGATAACTGTGTTTGTCACATCCAATCCCATCACAACTTCAGCTAACACATCAGCAGCTCTGCCAACTCACTTGCAGTCTGCTTTGATGTCGACGGTTGTCACGATGCCCAATGTGGGTAGCAAGGTTATGGTTTCTGAGGGACAGACAGCTGCTCAGTCTAATGCCCGGCCTCAGTTCATTACACCTGTCTTTATCAATTCATCCTCAATAATTCAGGTTATGAAAGGATCACAGCCAAGCACAATTCCTGCAACCCCACTGACCACCAACTCTGGCCTGATGCCTCCGTCCGTCGCAGTCGTCGGTCCTTTACACATACCTCAGAACATAAAGTTTTCTTCTGCTCCTATACCACCTAACGTACCCTCTAGTAGTCCTGCTCCAAATGTACAAACAGGACGACCGTTGGTCCTTAATTCACGAGCCACTCCCGTTCCGCTTCCTTCTCCCCCTTGTACATCTTCTCCAGTTGTCCCTCCTCATCTGCCTGCCCAGCAAGTAAAAGAATTGAATTCCGATGAGACCAGTCCTCAGGTGAGCACCTCAGCAGATCAGAGCACTCTGCCCTCTTCACAGTCAACCACGGTGGTTTCTCCCCTTTTGACCAACAGCCCAGGCTCGTCTGCCAACCGGCGAAGCCCAGTCTCATCTAGTAAGGGGAAAGGAAAAGTGGACAAAATTGGCCAGATTTTGCTGACCAAGGCCTGTAAGAAAGTTACAGGCTCTCTTGAGAAAGAAGAGCAATATGGTGCAGATGGAGAGACTGACGGCCAAGGGCTGGAGACCCCGGCTCCAGGACTCATGGGAACAGAACAGTTATCCACTGAGCTGGACAGTAAAACCCCAACGCCTCCAACACCCACTCTGCTAAAAATGACCTCTAGCCCTGTGGGCCCAGGCTCTGCCTCAACAGGCCCCAATTTAGCTGGCGGTGCTCTCCCTACCAGCGTACGCTCAATAGTAACCGCTCTAGTGCCCTCTGAGCTCATCTCTGCAGCACCAACCACAAAAAGCAGTCACAGTGGCATAGCGTCTGAGCCACCTCAGGGTGGTCCAGTGGAGGAGAAGGTGGGACCCCATCCAGAACTTCTACCCAGCATAG